The genomic region AATGCTGCGTTGGCATTTTACTGTCTTccaattatttttccaccaggGAAAAGGCAGTatttgataataataataattttatttttagaaaaaagttaaagaaacgaaggaaaccgCTGTTTACACTGGTGCTACTGGTGAAGGTGAAAAGAAGGATTTATCTGGACCATTCCCGGATGCCTACAGTCCGCAGTACGTAGAAGCAGCATGGTACAGTTGGTGGGAAAAGGAAGGGTTTTTCAAGCCAGAGTATGGGGTAAGCTTGAATACTATCAATGATGTTTTCCATACGCTGCAGTCCACGGTATATTTTTGACTGACTTTCCATAGCGCATGCTGAACAATCCGAATGGTCAATTTGTGATGGTGATACCACCGCCGAACGTAACTGGCTCGCTGCATCTTGGCCATGCGTTAACGAACGCAATCGAAGATTGTATTACCCGCTGGCATCGAATGAAGGGTCGTTCGACACTGTGGGTACCAGGATGCGATCACGCGGGCATTGCTACGCAAGTCGTCGTGGAGAAGAAATTGTGGcgggaacacaaacaaacccgaCACGATCTGGGACGCGAAAAGTTCATTGAACAAATCTGGCAATGGCGTAACGACAAGGGCGATCGCATTTATCATCAGCTGAAGAAGCTGGGTTCGTCCTTTGACTGGGACCGAGCGTGTTTCACCATGGATccgaagctatgcaaagccgTCACCGAGGCATTCGTTCGAATGCACGAGACGGGCATGATCTACCGTAGCAGTCGATTAGTAAACTGGTCCTGCACGTTACGATCGGCTATTTCGGACATTGAGGTTGATAAGGTGGAAATATCGGGACGCACGCAACTTTCCATTCCGGGGTACGCTGATAAGGTAGAATTCGGTGTTTTGGTTTCGTTCGCTTATAAAGTGATTGGTAAGAACGATGAGGAAATTGTTGTAGCAACGACACGCGTTGAAACAATGCTTGGCGATACGGCTGTCGCTGTCCACCCGAAGGACGAACGGTACAAGCACCTTCATGGGCAGTTCGTGCAACATCCTTTCTGCGACCGCAAGCTTCCGATCGTGTGCGATGAGTTCGTCGAGATGGGTTTCGGTACGGGTGCTGTAAAAATCACACCCGCTCATGATCCGAACGATTACGAAGTCGGAAAGCGACACAACCTGCCCTTCATTACCATCTTCACCGACGATGGCATTATTACGGGCGATTATGGAGTTTTCACGGGCATGAAGCGCTTCGATGCGAGGAAGGCAGTGTTGTCTGCACTGCAGGAGAAAGGTCTCTACCGGGATACGAAGGATAATCCGATGGTAGTTCCTGTCTGTTCACGCTCCAAGGACATCGTTGAACCGCTTATTAAGCCCCAATGGTACGTCAAGTGCAGCGAAATGGCAGCCAAGGCAACGGAGGCCGTGAAAAGCGGCGAACTGACGATAACGCCCGAGGTACACCGTAAAACGTGGTACCACTGGATGGACGAAATCCGCGACTGGTGCGTTTCACGGCAGCTCTGGTGGGGCCATCGAATTCCTGCCTATCAGGTTATCTTCAAAGATCCATCAAAGGCACCGAAAGATTTAAGTGAAGAAAACCTCTGGTTCGTGGGCCGTTCTGAGGTAGAGGCACACGCTAAGGCCGCTGCCGCTttgaaggtggaaaaatcgttCATCACGCTGAAGCAGGATGAAGACGTGTTGGACACGTGGTTCAGTTCTGGTTTGTTCCCGTTCTCCGTGTTCGGCTGGCCGGACAACACCGACGATCTGAAGCTCTTCTACCCGACGACGCTGCTCGAGACTGGTCACGACATTCTCTTCTTCTGGGTTGCCCGCATGGTGTTCTTTGGCCTGACGCTACTGGGCAAACTGCCGTTCAAGGAGGTGTTCCTCCACCCAATGGTACGCGATGCGCACGGACGTAAGATGTCCAAATCGCTGGGTAATGTAATCGATCCGATGGACGTGATCATGGGAATATCGTTGGAGGGTTTGCATCAGCAGCTCTACGACTCCAATCTCGATCCGCGTGAAATCGACAAGGCAAAGGAGGGACAGAAGCAGGACTATCCGAATGGTATTCCCGAGTGCGGTACGGATGCGTTGCGGTTTGCGCTGTGTGCGTACATGACGCAAGCACGCG from Anopheles coustani chromosome 3, idAnoCousDA_361_x.2, whole genome shotgun sequence harbors:
- the LOC131259434 gene encoding valine--tRNA ligase, whose amino-acid sequence is MSNPASATEHAESTAAPVKTEKQLKKEAEKAAKLAKLQEKLNKKQQQEQQASTKPKVEKKVKETKETAVYTGATGEGEKKDLSGPFPDAYSPQYVEAAWYSWWEKEGFFKPEYGRMLNNPNGQFVMVIPPPNVTGSLHLGHALTNAIEDCITRWHRMKGRSTLWVPGCDHAGIATQVVVEKKLWREHKQTRHDLGREKFIEQIWQWRNDKGDRIYHQLKKLGSSFDWDRACFTMDPKLCKAVTEAFVRMHETGMIYRSSRLVNWSCTLRSAISDIEVDKVEISGRTQLSIPGYADKVEFGVLVSFAYKVIGKNDEEIVVATTRVETMLGDTAVAVHPKDERYKHLHGQFVQHPFCDRKLPIVCDEFVEMGFGTGAVKITPAHDPNDYEVGKRHNLPFITIFTDDGIITGDYGVFTGMKRFDARKAVLSALQEKGLYRDTKDNPMVVPVCSRSKDIVEPLIKPQWYVKCSEMAAKATEAVKSGELTITPEVHRKTWYHWMDEIRDWCVSRQLWWGHRIPAYQVIFKDPSKAPKDLSEENLWFVGRSEVEAHAKAAAALKVEKSFITLKQDEDVLDTWFSSGLFPFSVFGWPDNTDDLKLFYPTTLLETGHDILFFWVARMVFFGLTLLGKLPFKEVFLHPMVRDAHGRKMSKSLGNVIDPMDVIMGISLEGLHQQLYDSNLDPREIDKAKEGQKQDYPNGIPECGTDALRFALCAYMTQARDINLDILRVQGYRFFCNKLWNATKFALMYFQGTEKYDVTTTLDGTESNIDRWILSRLAGCVEISNRGFEKYEFALATNACYNFWLYDLCDVYLECLKSVFQSGSEQSKASARRTLYTCLNLGLKLLSPFMPFITEELYQRLPRGDTTTVPSICVAPYPEPATTAWKDDVLEKGFEFVQKTARDIRSARSDYNIPNKTKTDAYFICSDEGVRSALEKFTLELETMAFSQVHFGTVPPVGCAILTISGQCVVHLMLKGLIEVDKEIEKMTKKRETLTQTIAKLQQAIAVPNYASKVPEDVRKANQEKLDQSKVEIERLAAAMDVLKLM